In one Acanthochromis polyacanthus isolate Apoly-LR-REF ecotype Palm Island chromosome 20, KAUST_Apoly_ChrSc, whole genome shotgun sequence genomic region, the following are encoded:
- the LOC110960942 gene encoding uncharacterized protein LOC110960942 isoform X29, with protein sequence MESMFCPAAPPAEGSLEVQGRTDAQNVPQFEVLMENCLHHGDAAQLVSLLRREGLTNTTVTRVDMLVTKDLCGSGFSRVLVVLKSLMILSENTNDLQTLISLGLTSKVLLWFEAVSDLLTSDLQKRSAPLLNLTEELFDYFLVLGQASLPVSQLSVVLRQLARFTLEPQINFPLRLESIRTFNSILESLSREQRRQIQNQQNEILSQVAAAILTVGGEFLSSRCSVLSRCSVSSRCNVSSRCSVSSRCSVSSRCSVSSRCSVSSRCSVSSRCSVSSRCSVSSRCSVSSRCSVLSRCRVSSRCSVSSRCSVSSRCSVSSRCSVSSRCSVLSRCRVSSRCSVSSRCSVSSRCSVSSRCNVSSRCSVSSRCNVFSRCVLHLSSDPLPVQHTWGLAAMFVVLCFSDYELQVSLSEALCRLTPRRDRQQKANQWFSSHDISSAFCDISDADFEVDCRRFLNFVNRYHGDQRRVYTFPCMRAFLSSTQLFAPNDDKLDEFWIDFNMGSECVSFFIDEPQGFLWGSIHLLKEDVDHYSLQDKHDETVLSVHLNNPIMYQDRREQTVELTFSCGLHRELEEAAGRVFMKVQRSPRPPDARGTVQASPAADRHSVRSYGRKKTPSKSQLRVLPLSSPSSEENSPVSTPKTRNRAEILFDQIRHSTPTTAQPGFQVNADLTDDVDAPEVHLSGSTPSVPEWAELQVSEEFRQSHSPSEKVFRKREAPDSGYLSDQTEGTTVHKRKVEQQQEGEESSLALTDHLPEGAEPTVKGLSYEGAEPKSDIVAAFRTFKTELEQHFTGGWHQVEAEVLHSLNECQQNVSSLLNAVNQNRYRLHLSITQVPPTPVHHTGSAYTCPSHWYRLHLSITQVPPTPVHHTGTAYTCPSHWYRLHLSIRGTAYTCPSHR encoded by the exons ATGGAGAGCATGTTCTGTcctgcagcgccccctgctgaaGGTTCTCTAGAGGTTCAGGGTAGAACAGATGCACAGAACGTTCCACAG TTTGAGGTTCTAATGGAGAACTGTCTTCATCATGGAGATGCAGCTCAGCTGGTTTCTTTGTTGCGTCGTGAAGGACTCACCAACACCACCGTCACCAGGGTGGACATGCTGGTTACCAAG gaCCTGTGTGGATCTGGCTTCAGCAGAGTTCTGGTGGTTTTAAAGTCTTTAATGATTttgtctgaaaacacaaacGACCTGCAGACGCTCATCAGCCTCGGACTGACATCAAAG GTGTTGCTGTGGTTCGAGGCGGTCAGTGACCTGCTGACCTCTGATCTCCAGAAACGCTCCGCCCCCCTGCTGAATCTTACTGAGGAGCTGTTTGACTACTTCCTG gtGTTGGGTCAAGCTTCTCTCccag TTAGTCAGCTGTCTGTGGTTCTTCGTCAGTTGGCTCGATTCACTCTGGAACCTCAAATCAACTTCCCACTGAGACTGGAG TCCATCAGAACCTTCAACAGCATACTGGAGTCTCTGAGCCGAGAACAGAGGAGGCAGatccagaaccagcagaacgaGATCCT CTCTCAGGTGGCTGCAGCCATTCTTACAGTTGGAGGTGAGTTTCTGTCGTCCAGGTGTAGCGTCTTGTCCAGGTGTAGCGTCTCGTCCAGGTGTAATGTCTCGTCCAGGTGTAGCGTCTCGTCCAGGTGTAGCGTCTCGTCCAGGTGTAGCGTCTCGTCCAGGTGTAGCGTCTCGTCCAGGTGTAGCGTCTCGTCCAGGTGTAGCGTCTCGTCCAGGTGTAGCGTCTCGTCCAGGTGTAGCGTCTCGTCCAGGTGTAGCGTCTTGTCCAGGTGTAGAGTCTCGTCCAGGTGTAGCGTCTCGTCCAGGTGTAGCGTCTCGTCCAGGTGTAGCGTCTCGTCCAGGTGTAGCGTCTCGTCCAGGTGTAGCGTCTTGTCCAGGTGTAGAGTCTCGTCCAGGTGTAGCGTCTCGTCCAGGTGTAGCGTCTCGTCCAGGTGTAGCGTCTCGTCCAGGTGTAATGTCTCGTCCAGGTGTAGCGTCTCGTCCAGGTGTAATGTCTTCTCCAGGTGTGTTCTCCACCTGTCATCTGATCCTCTGCCTGTTCAACACACGTGGGGACTGGCGGCCATGTTTGTAGTCCTGTGTTTTTCAGATTACGAGCTGCAGGTGAGCCTATCAGAGGCTCTCTGTCGTCTGACTCCACGCAGGGACAGACAGCAGAAAGCCAATCAGTGGTTCTCCAGCCATGACATCAGTAGCGCCTTCTGTGACATCAGTGATGCAGACTTTGAGGTG gACTGCAGACGTTTCCTGAACTTCGTTAACCGTTACCATGGAGACCAGAGAAG GGTCTACACCTTCCCCTGCATGAGAGCCTTTCTCAGCTCCACCCAG CTGTTTGCTCCAAATGATGACAAACTGGACGAGTTCTGGATCGACTTCAACATGGGCTCAGAATGTGTGAGTTTTTTCATCGATGAACCTCAG GGTTTTCTGTGGGGATCCATCCATCTGCTGAAGGAGGACGTGGATCATTACAGCCTGCAGGACAAACATGATG AGACGGTCCTGAGCGTCCATCTGAACAATCCCATCATGTACCAGGACAGAAGAGAACAGACGGTGGAGCTGACCTTCAGCTGTGGACTTCACAGAGAGCTGGAGGAGGCAGCTGGGAGGGTCTTCATG AAAGTGCAGCGGTCCCCCCGTCCTCCAGACGCACGTGGTACGGTCCAGGCCTCCCCcgcagcagacagacacagtgtTCGATCCTACGGCCGCAAAAAAACACCGAGCAAGAGTCAGCTGAGGG TTTTACCGCTGTCGTCTCCGAGCAGTGAAGAAAACTCCCCCGTATCCACG CCAAAAACCAgaaacagagcagagatccTGTTTGATCAGATCAGACACTCCACTCCCACCACAGCCCAGC CTGGTTTTCAGGTAAATGCTGATCTGACTGATGATGTTGACGCTCCTGAAGTCCACCTGTCTGGTTCCACACCAAGTGTTCCTGAGTGGGCGGAGCTTCAGGTCTCAGAGGAGTTCAGACAAAGCCACTCTCCATCAGAAAAG GTGTTCCGGAAGAGAGAAGCTCCAGATTCAG GTTACCTGTCAGACCAGACTGAGGGCACAACTGTCCACAAGAGGAAGGTGGAGCAACAGCAGGAGGGGGAGGAGTCTAGCTTAGCTCTCACAG ACCACTTACCTGAAGGGGCGGAGCCAACTGTGAAGGGTCTATCCTATGAAGGGGCGGAGCCAAAGTCTGACATCGTGGCTGCTTTCAGGACCTTCAAAACAGAGCTGGAGCAACACTTCACA GGCGGCTGGCACCAAGTAGAAGCTGAAGTTCTTCATTCTCTGAACGAGTGCCAACAAAACGTTTCCTCACTGCTCAATGCTGTCAATCAAAACAGGTACcgcctacacctgtccatcacacaggtaccgcctacacctgtccatcacacaggtagcgcctacacctgtccatcacacTGGTACcgcctacacctgtccatcacacag GTACcgcctacacctgtccatcacacaggtaccgcctacacctgtccatcacacTGGTACcgcctacacctgtccatcagAG gtaccgcctacacctgtccatcacacaggtag
- the LOC110960942 gene encoding uncharacterized protein LOC110960942 isoform X21, with amino-acid sequence MESMFCPAAPPAEGSLEVQGRTDAQNVPQFEVLMENCLHHGDAAQLVSLLRREGLTNTTVTRVDMLVTKDLCGSGFSRVLVVLKSLMILSENTNDLQTLISLGLTSKVLLWFEAVSDLLTSDLQKRSAPLLNLTEELFDYFLVLGQASLPVSQLSVVLRQLARFTLEPQINFPLRLESIRTFNSILESLSREQRRQIQNQQNEILSQVAAAILTVGGEFLSSRCSVLSRCSVSSRCNVSSRCSVSSRCSVSSRCSVSSRCSVSSRCSVSSRCSVSSRCSVSSRCSVSSRCSVLSRCRVSSRCSVSSRCSVSSRCSVSSRCSVSSRCSVLSRCRVSSRCSVSSRCSVSSRCSVSSRCNVSSRCSVSSRCNVFSRCVLHLSSDPLPVQHTWGLAAMFVVLCFSDYELQVSLSEALCRLTPRRDRQQKANQWFSSHDISSAFCDISDADFEVDCRRFLNFVNRYHGDQRRVYTFPCMRAFLSSTQLFAPNDDKLDEFWIDFNMGSECVSFFIDEPQGFLWGSIHLLKEDVDHYSLQDKHDETVLSVHLNNPIMYQDRREQTVELTFSCGLHRELEEAAGRVFMKVQRSPRPPDARGTVQASPAADRHSVRSYGRKKTPSKSQLRVLPLSSPSSEENSPVSTPKTRNRAEILFDQIRHSTPTTAQPGFQVNADLTDDVDAPEVHLSGSTPSVPEWAELQVSEEFRQSHSPSEKVFRKREAPDSGYLSDQTEGTTVHKRKVEQQQEGEESSLALTDHLPEGAEPTVKGLSYEGAEPKSDIVAAFRTFKTELEQHFTGGWHQVEAEVLHSLNECQQNVSSLLNAVNQNRYRLHLSITQVPPTPVHHTGSAYTCPSHWYRLHLSITQVAPTPVHHTGSAYTCPSHWYRLHLSITQVPPTPVHHTGSAYTCPSHRYRLHLSITQVPPTPVHHTGSAYTCPSEVPPTPVHHTGTAYTCPSHR; translated from the exons ATGGAGAGCATGTTCTGTcctgcagcgccccctgctgaaGGTTCTCTAGAGGTTCAGGGTAGAACAGATGCACAGAACGTTCCACAG TTTGAGGTTCTAATGGAGAACTGTCTTCATCATGGAGATGCAGCTCAGCTGGTTTCTTTGTTGCGTCGTGAAGGACTCACCAACACCACCGTCACCAGGGTGGACATGCTGGTTACCAAG gaCCTGTGTGGATCTGGCTTCAGCAGAGTTCTGGTGGTTTTAAAGTCTTTAATGATTttgtctgaaaacacaaacGACCTGCAGACGCTCATCAGCCTCGGACTGACATCAAAG GTGTTGCTGTGGTTCGAGGCGGTCAGTGACCTGCTGACCTCTGATCTCCAGAAACGCTCCGCCCCCCTGCTGAATCTTACTGAGGAGCTGTTTGACTACTTCCTG gtGTTGGGTCAAGCTTCTCTCccag TTAGTCAGCTGTCTGTGGTTCTTCGTCAGTTGGCTCGATTCACTCTGGAACCTCAAATCAACTTCCCACTGAGACTGGAG TCCATCAGAACCTTCAACAGCATACTGGAGTCTCTGAGCCGAGAACAGAGGAGGCAGatccagaaccagcagaacgaGATCCT CTCTCAGGTGGCTGCAGCCATTCTTACAGTTGGAGGTGAGTTTCTGTCGTCCAGGTGTAGCGTCTTGTCCAGGTGTAGCGTCTCGTCCAGGTGTAATGTCTCGTCCAGGTGTAGCGTCTCGTCCAGGTGTAGCGTCTCGTCCAGGTGTAGCGTCTCGTCCAGGTGTAGCGTCTCGTCCAGGTGTAGCGTCTCGTCCAGGTGTAGCGTCTCGTCCAGGTGTAGCGTCTCGTCCAGGTGTAGCGTCTCGTCCAGGTGTAGCGTCTTGTCCAGGTGTAGAGTCTCGTCCAGGTGTAGCGTCTCGTCCAGGTGTAGCGTCTCGTCCAGGTGTAGCGTCTCGTCCAGGTGTAGCGTCTCGTCCAGGTGTAGCGTCTTGTCCAGGTGTAGAGTCTCGTCCAGGTGTAGCGTCTCGTCCAGGTGTAGCGTCTCGTCCAGGTGTAGCGTCTCGTCCAGGTGTAATGTCTCGTCCAGGTGTAGCGTCTCGTCCAGGTGTAATGTCTTCTCCAGGTGTGTTCTCCACCTGTCATCTGATCCTCTGCCTGTTCAACACACGTGGGGACTGGCGGCCATGTTTGTAGTCCTGTGTTTTTCAGATTACGAGCTGCAGGTGAGCCTATCAGAGGCTCTCTGTCGTCTGACTCCACGCAGGGACAGACAGCAGAAAGCCAATCAGTGGTTCTCCAGCCATGACATCAGTAGCGCCTTCTGTGACATCAGTGATGCAGACTTTGAGGTG gACTGCAGACGTTTCCTGAACTTCGTTAACCGTTACCATGGAGACCAGAGAAG GGTCTACACCTTCCCCTGCATGAGAGCCTTTCTCAGCTCCACCCAG CTGTTTGCTCCAAATGATGACAAACTGGACGAGTTCTGGATCGACTTCAACATGGGCTCAGAATGTGTGAGTTTTTTCATCGATGAACCTCAG GGTTTTCTGTGGGGATCCATCCATCTGCTGAAGGAGGACGTGGATCATTACAGCCTGCAGGACAAACATGATG AGACGGTCCTGAGCGTCCATCTGAACAATCCCATCATGTACCAGGACAGAAGAGAACAGACGGTGGAGCTGACCTTCAGCTGTGGACTTCACAGAGAGCTGGAGGAGGCAGCTGGGAGGGTCTTCATG AAAGTGCAGCGGTCCCCCCGTCCTCCAGACGCACGTGGTACGGTCCAGGCCTCCCCcgcagcagacagacacagtgtTCGATCCTACGGCCGCAAAAAAACACCGAGCAAGAGTCAGCTGAGGG TTTTACCGCTGTCGTCTCCGAGCAGTGAAGAAAACTCCCCCGTATCCACG CCAAAAACCAgaaacagagcagagatccTGTTTGATCAGATCAGACACTCCACTCCCACCACAGCCCAGC CTGGTTTTCAGGTAAATGCTGATCTGACTGATGATGTTGACGCTCCTGAAGTCCACCTGTCTGGTTCCACACCAAGTGTTCCTGAGTGGGCGGAGCTTCAGGTCTCAGAGGAGTTCAGACAAAGCCACTCTCCATCAGAAAAG GTGTTCCGGAAGAGAGAAGCTCCAGATTCAG GTTACCTGTCAGACCAGACTGAGGGCACAACTGTCCACAAGAGGAAGGTGGAGCAACAGCAGGAGGGGGAGGAGTCTAGCTTAGCTCTCACAG ACCACTTACCTGAAGGGGCGGAGCCAACTGTGAAGGGTCTATCCTATGAAGGGGCGGAGCCAAAGTCTGACATCGTGGCTGCTTTCAGGACCTTCAAAACAGAGCTGGAGCAACACTTCACA GGCGGCTGGCACCAAGTAGAAGCTGAAGTTCTTCATTCTCTGAACGAGTGCCAACAAAACGTTTCCTCACTGCTCAATGCTGTCAATCAAAACAGGTACcgcctacacctgtccatcacacaggtaccgcctacacctgtccatcacacaggtagcgcctacacctgtccatcacacTGGTACcgcctacacctgtccatcacacaggtagcgcctacacctgtccatcacacaggtagcgcctacacctgtccatcacacTGGTACcgcctacacctgtccatcacacaggtaccgcctacacctgtccatcacacag gtagcgcctacacctgtccatcacacaggtaccgcctacacctgtccatcacacaggtaccgcctacacctgtccatcacacaggtagcgcctacacctgtccatcagAG GTACcgcctacacctgtccatcacacaggtaccgcctacacctgtccatcacacaggtag
- the LOC110960942 gene encoding uncharacterized protein LOC110960942 isoform X20 — MESMFCPAAPPAEGSLEVQGRTDAQNVPQFEVLMENCLHHGDAAQLVSLLRREGLTNTTVTRVDMLVTKDLCGSGFSRVLVVLKSLMILSENTNDLQTLISLGLTSKVLLWFEAVSDLLTSDLQKRSAPLLNLTEELFDYFLVLGQASLPVSQLSVVLRQLARFTLEPQINFPLRLESIRTFNSILESLSREQRRQIQNQQNEILSQVAAAILTVGGEFLSSRCSVLSRCSVSSRCNVSSRCSVSSRCSVSSRCSVSSRCSVSSRCSVSSRCSVSSRCSVSSRCSVSSRCSVLSRCRVSSRCSVSSRCSVSSRCSVSSRCSVSSRCSVLSRCRVSSRCSVSSRCSVSSRCSVSSRCNVSSRCSVSSRCNVFSRCVLHLSSDPLPVQHTWGLAAMFVVLCFSDYELQVSLSEALCRLTPRRDRQQKANQWFSSHDISSAFCDISDADFEVDCRRFLNFVNRYHGDQRRVYTFPCMRAFLSSTQLFAPNDDKLDEFWIDFNMGSECVSFFIDEPQGFLWGSIHLLKEDVDHYSLQDKHDETVLSVHLNNPIMYQDRREQTVELTFSCGLHRELEEAAGRVFMKVQRSPRPPDARGTVQASPAADRHSVRSYGRKKTPSKSQLRVLPLSSPSSEENSPVSTPKTRNRAEILFDQIRHSTPTTAQPGFQVNADLTDDVDAPEVHLSGSTPSVPEWAELQVSEEFRQSHSPSEKVFRKREAPDSGYLSDQTEGTTVHKRKVEQQQEGEESSLALTDHLPEGAEPTVKGLSYEGAEPKSDIVAAFRTFKTELEQHFTGGWHQVEAEVLHSLNECQQNVSSLLNAVNQNRYRLHLSITQVPPTPVHHTGSAYTCPSHWYRLHLSITQVAPTPVHHTGSAYTCPSHWYRLHLSITQVPPTPVHHTGTAYTCPSHWYRLHLSITQVPPTPVHHTGSTYTCPSEVPPTPVHHTGTAYTCPSHR; from the exons ATGGAGAGCATGTTCTGTcctgcagcgccccctgctgaaGGTTCTCTAGAGGTTCAGGGTAGAACAGATGCACAGAACGTTCCACAG TTTGAGGTTCTAATGGAGAACTGTCTTCATCATGGAGATGCAGCTCAGCTGGTTTCTTTGTTGCGTCGTGAAGGACTCACCAACACCACCGTCACCAGGGTGGACATGCTGGTTACCAAG gaCCTGTGTGGATCTGGCTTCAGCAGAGTTCTGGTGGTTTTAAAGTCTTTAATGATTttgtctgaaaacacaaacGACCTGCAGACGCTCATCAGCCTCGGACTGACATCAAAG GTGTTGCTGTGGTTCGAGGCGGTCAGTGACCTGCTGACCTCTGATCTCCAGAAACGCTCCGCCCCCCTGCTGAATCTTACTGAGGAGCTGTTTGACTACTTCCTG gtGTTGGGTCAAGCTTCTCTCccag TTAGTCAGCTGTCTGTGGTTCTTCGTCAGTTGGCTCGATTCACTCTGGAACCTCAAATCAACTTCCCACTGAGACTGGAG TCCATCAGAACCTTCAACAGCATACTGGAGTCTCTGAGCCGAGAACAGAGGAGGCAGatccagaaccagcagaacgaGATCCT CTCTCAGGTGGCTGCAGCCATTCTTACAGTTGGAGGTGAGTTTCTGTCGTCCAGGTGTAGCGTCTTGTCCAGGTGTAGCGTCTCGTCCAGGTGTAATGTCTCGTCCAGGTGTAGCGTCTCGTCCAGGTGTAGCGTCTCGTCCAGGTGTAGCGTCTCGTCCAGGTGTAGCGTCTCGTCCAGGTGTAGCGTCTCGTCCAGGTGTAGCGTCTCGTCCAGGTGTAGCGTCTCGTCCAGGTGTAGCGTCTCGTCCAGGTGTAGCGTCTTGTCCAGGTGTAGAGTCTCGTCCAGGTGTAGCGTCTCGTCCAGGTGTAGCGTCTCGTCCAGGTGTAGCGTCTCGTCCAGGTGTAGCGTCTCGTCCAGGTGTAGCGTCTTGTCCAGGTGTAGAGTCTCGTCCAGGTGTAGCGTCTCGTCCAGGTGTAGCGTCTCGTCCAGGTGTAGCGTCTCGTCCAGGTGTAATGTCTCGTCCAGGTGTAGCGTCTCGTCCAGGTGTAATGTCTTCTCCAGGTGTGTTCTCCACCTGTCATCTGATCCTCTGCCTGTTCAACACACGTGGGGACTGGCGGCCATGTTTGTAGTCCTGTGTTTTTCAGATTACGAGCTGCAGGTGAGCCTATCAGAGGCTCTCTGTCGTCTGACTCCACGCAGGGACAGACAGCAGAAAGCCAATCAGTGGTTCTCCAGCCATGACATCAGTAGCGCCTTCTGTGACATCAGTGATGCAGACTTTGAGGTG gACTGCAGACGTTTCCTGAACTTCGTTAACCGTTACCATGGAGACCAGAGAAG GGTCTACACCTTCCCCTGCATGAGAGCCTTTCTCAGCTCCACCCAG CTGTTTGCTCCAAATGATGACAAACTGGACGAGTTCTGGATCGACTTCAACATGGGCTCAGAATGTGTGAGTTTTTTCATCGATGAACCTCAG GGTTTTCTGTGGGGATCCATCCATCTGCTGAAGGAGGACGTGGATCATTACAGCCTGCAGGACAAACATGATG AGACGGTCCTGAGCGTCCATCTGAACAATCCCATCATGTACCAGGACAGAAGAGAACAGACGGTGGAGCTGACCTTCAGCTGTGGACTTCACAGAGAGCTGGAGGAGGCAGCTGGGAGGGTCTTCATG AAAGTGCAGCGGTCCCCCCGTCCTCCAGACGCACGTGGTACGGTCCAGGCCTCCCCcgcagcagacagacacagtgtTCGATCCTACGGCCGCAAAAAAACACCGAGCAAGAGTCAGCTGAGGG TTTTACCGCTGTCGTCTCCGAGCAGTGAAGAAAACTCCCCCGTATCCACG CCAAAAACCAgaaacagagcagagatccTGTTTGATCAGATCAGACACTCCACTCCCACCACAGCCCAGC CTGGTTTTCAGGTAAATGCTGATCTGACTGATGATGTTGACGCTCCTGAAGTCCACCTGTCTGGTTCCACACCAAGTGTTCCTGAGTGGGCGGAGCTTCAGGTCTCAGAGGAGTTCAGACAAAGCCACTCTCCATCAGAAAAG GTGTTCCGGAAGAGAGAAGCTCCAGATTCAG GTTACCTGTCAGACCAGACTGAGGGCACAACTGTCCACAAGAGGAAGGTGGAGCAACAGCAGGAGGGGGAGGAGTCTAGCTTAGCTCTCACAG ACCACTTACCTGAAGGGGCGGAGCCAACTGTGAAGGGTCTATCCTATGAAGGGGCGGAGCCAAAGTCTGACATCGTGGCTGCTTTCAGGACCTTCAAAACAGAGCTGGAGCAACACTTCACA GGCGGCTGGCACCAAGTAGAAGCTGAAGTTCTTCATTCTCTGAACGAGTGCCAACAAAACGTTTCCTCACTGCTCAATGCTGTCAATCAAAACAGGTACcgcctacacctgtccatcacacaggtaccgcctacacctgtccatcacacaggtagcgcctacacctgtccatcacacTGGTACcgcctacacctgtccatcacacaggtagcgcctacacctgtccatcacacaggtagcgcctacacctgtccatcacacTGGTACcgcctacacctgtccatcacacaggtaccgcctacacctgtccatcacacaggtaccgcctacacctgtccatcacacTGGTACcgcctacacctgtccatcacacaggtaccgcctacacctgtccatcacacag gtagcacctacacctgtccatcagAGGTACcgcctacacctgtccatcacacaggtaccgcctacacctgtccatcacacaggtag